Below is a window of Oreochromis aureus strain Israel breed Guangdong linkage group 4, ZZ_aureus, whole genome shotgun sequence DNA.
GCATCAGGATCTGACAACAATTTATTATGTGCACCCAAACAGTTCCACCATCAAATCTTAAATCCAATAATACTGCTTTGTTATTGCTCGCGCAGTGCATTATGCATAATGAACTTCTAATAATTTACATAACTTGAGGTAATTCCTGaactacacacacatacatacccTGAAGTCCTACAGGTGATAAaccagtatatatatatacatagatatagatagatatagatatagatagatagatagatagatagatagatagatagatagatagatagatagatagatagatagatagatagatagatagatagatagatagatagatagatagatagatagatagatagatagatagatagatagatagatagatagatatagatatatacatatatatatatgtatatagatagagagagagagagagagaggtgtgtgtgtgtgtgtgtgtgtgtgtgtgtgtgtgtgtgtgtgtgtgtgtgtgtgtgtgtgtgtgtgtgtgtgtgtgtgtgtgtgtgcgtacttTGATGTAAACATCATGAAAACAGGTCATTAGGTAGAGAAGGATAAATCCATGTATTAGTGTAGTGTGGATAGTTACAACAGAATAAACAAATTCCATTATCCACAGTAACTATAAGTCCATTACATACCCAGATGACAACGCAGGCGTGTATTAGTGGGTCCATATGTGCTTCCCAAAGTTGCTCCAGGGCCCAGCAGCCAAAATCCTGCTGATCCCAATGAGTTGCTGTTTATAAAAGTACGTAAAGACAGAAGTGTCCGGTAGGTGCAGGGACAGGCACGGCAGTTTCCTGCCACAGAGACACCAGCGCTGTACAAAGGAAACACAGCTTGGCCCTGAAAAAGATAAAAGTCCGTATTTAACATTTGATTcagatcttcttcttttttttctaacagtTCTGATCACAAGCTTACATCCACTCATCGTGGGCATGAAGTCATAGTAATTTGGggattttaatgatttcttggaacacttctttttccagggtggaatgattttacagcacacatCTTTAATTGCCTTAGAAAACAAGAACTGGGTCTACacatttcaatttattttggattttatcTAATCCACACAAAAGTATGcatacaggctcaaatatatacaaGTATATATCAGGTTGACAGTCAAGCTGTCAAGCTACAGCTTGACTGACCAATACTCAGTTATGTTATGCAGATGTGTCACCACTTTGCCAAGTAGACACAAACTGCCACCCTCAGATGAGATGAAGCCAGTTTTACATTGCCATGAACTGAGAGGGTGCCAACCTAGAAAGAAGTCCCTGCTCCAGAATCTACATCTTTGAACTCGACAGAAATTTAGTCCATTTGTGGACTAGTTTTCAAAGTTAGGTCCAAGCcagaaaaaactgtttaaatttaCTCTACCAATTCTACCAAGAAGAATGGACAAATATCTGGCCAGAATTTTGTCAGAAGTTTGTTAATGGCTATCAAAAGCACTGATGTGCAACTTGATTTAAACAAATTTCACTTTTACTCTGAGGCTGTCAGCGTACTTTTTATGCtgtagattagagaaaatccaaaataaattcaaacttgtgcacccagTTCTTACTAAAATATATCTCAGGAAGTGTAGTAGATTTCCAGGACTTGCTAAGTTCTTTCCATGGTATTTTGAATGacagataattatttttggaTGGTGCATTACATCACTTTCTCCCAGTTGGCCTGAAGGATTTTATTGCATACCTTTGGTCCTACACAGGTCCAGCCTAATTTTGAGTCAATGCCCTTCTGGTAAACAGCCTGGAATTCAGCCAGGATCGCAGGGTAGTTGGCTTCCAAGACTTCAATGTCATGTCGATGAGCGTCACGTGGGAAAAAAGGCACACTTGGAACATCTGGCAGGAAGAAGAGATGAGGCTTCTGTATAGCAGAGTGATCATTCAGTCTGACCTAAAGTGAGACAAATGAAAAAGCTGTGATTATTTCTTGGcagagttttcttttgttttctttggctTCAAGAACACAGCTGTTAATGAGGCATTTGACTGACAACTTTCACAAAAAATTCTGCAGCTATGCATGCTCTGGAAATCTTAAACCATTGTGGAACAACTCTTACAGTCCACTTGGAAGCATACCTGCTCACGGAGGCCCTTATGAATGCGGCCCATGCCCACCCAACTGTAGCGTTTGGCGTACTCCTGCAGGGCTGTGTACAACTTCTTGGCTTCTGCAGATGCCTGGGCAGGGAACAAGGCATGACTCAGGACTGGGGTGAGGTAGCCCCGTCCCTGCTCATCGTCTTCCACTGTTTCCATGGAAATAAAGGGACTAATTTGATCACTCCTGGACAGCTTGGATCGTGCACTGCACTTTGTTCCAATACAGCTACCGCTACGGGACATCATGGACCTCCTTGAGCTTGACTTGAGCTTTCCAGCATGCGCATGGCCTGGTATTGGCAGGTCAGAGCCCATCCGATAACAGTGCCACAGAAACAAAAGCAGTAGAGTCCACAGAAGGCCGCTCAGTGAGTGTACACCCAGCTCCATATACGGAGTCAAGGGAAGCGTGTTCATTGACCAGTGCATCCTTTAATTTTGGGAGacactgaaataataaaatagaaacagACTGAGAAATAATACAGCATGTGCATTATGGCAAAGGTCTGTAAAATACTTTACTTCTTTTATGAATTTAAGGAGTTTTACAGATGCCATCACACTTGCACTTTTTGCATGgttatgtttttaatgaaagtggatttatgttggtttttttttaatttatggaACAAAACAACAAGAAGATTTTTCCCACAGTTCTGTTTGCTCGCAGtccaaagcaaacaaaagacTGTCCTCGCCCAACCTATTTTCTTTATCGTAATCCCCGTTCAGCGCCATGGGGATTGAGGTCGATGTCAGAGTGGACTTGAGAGAAAACAGTGGACATGTAGCTTTGGATCACTGGGTCACTTGCTCACCCCTTTTTTTAAGTTGGAGGCTGACATGGTGTTACATAAGACCTGATTTGTGACCCAAACTAGCTGTGGATTTCACTGCAGGCTGTAGGCACATTAAGGTCTTGTGACTACAAAGtttagcttttactttgaattcACAgaacttttaaaacatttttttgtgtatttttaatatttttgccCTGTTGCACAAACCCACTGTTGTACACTATATAGTATACTATCTATTAGTTAAAATATTAGTATTGCATGACTAGTGATCAAGTGCAACTGTTGCACTTGGCATTTGGggtatatacgtgtgtgtgtgtgtgtgtgtgtgtgtgtgtgtgtgtgtgtgtgtgtgtgtgtgtgtgtgtgtgtgtgtgtgtgtgtgtgtgtgtgtgttagaagaTACAGTAAACAAAGTGTCGGGGTTTGGTCGTATTTCTGCACAATCGTTTAGCCGTCACATCAACATGTAGTGGAAGCACCCCGTGctgcagcacagacacacaccataAATGTGTTTCATGATTTGTGGGTGATTATCTTGCGCATGCTTCAgcatacatttttgttttttgtttttttgctctgcGCCAGCCCCCACAGCTCAGCTGGCTTGTTTACTGCCCGTGTTCCATGTTGGAGCAAACATCCACCCATTCCAAGAATCGGCGGCTGAAAATGTTCGCCATGCACACGGTACGACACATGCAGGCctttaaatgaataaacataCACTATTTACCGTGCCGCTTTTCCCGTCCCTGTCAGATTACCTTGATAAAGGCTACAACGCAGCGCTGTGTCGGGACGCACTTCAGCACCGCGTCGGTGGACAGCTCCTCCACCGCTGACAGACAAAATGTGGTGAGGAGCTTCGCGGCGCTCTGCAGTTACAGCCTTTCGTCGCTAGGGTGCACCTGGCGCTTCAACACAAATGCCCTCACATCATAGCCGAATGCGTCAACCGCACGGTAACCAGCCAGGGGCATCTCACAAGCGCAAAGCCCGCCGTATTTCGGCCTAAAGCAACAGGATACCCGCCAGGATAAAGAATACTTAAACGCCGCCTGGAAGACAAAGGTAAGTGGTAGGCGCGTTTAAGCGCTGCTGAGATGGTTGCTGGTCTCACGGTAGCGATGAATGGTGTCAAAAATCGTCCTCCGCACAAAAGAGGGCCGAGGGAGGTGCGAGAGAAGCTGCCTCGCAGAGCCCCATCATTTTGTCACACACCAAGCTGGCATTTTCACCGAAGGAAACGCCTCGAATAGCAAGAGgaggttatttattttttccttttttcttttttttcacacattgcAGTGAACAGGTAACGTGTTTCAAATTGGGCAAGCAGCGATCACAGGCTCCCTCGCTGGATTTTTTGGAATAGCGCATTTTCGGCATGTTGTTGCAGATTTGAATGAGAAAATGCAGAGGGAAGCCTGAATATTTAACCTTATACCTTGTGCGACGTGTGGGCCTACCTGGTTCTTTTCTTCCCCACATCAACACCTGTAACAACAGCCTTTAATAAATAGACATTTACGCTTCTACGCTTTATAAAACGAAATGGCATTTGAGATGAGATTTTACGGTATCGCGGTGATGTTCCGATCCGAGTGGCCTGTGATGTAAACATGTGCTGAATTGCGACCGAATTTGCTGTGATTAACAATTTGTTATTCATTACCACTCCTGCGGATTAAGCCTCCTGCAGCCATCATAAGCTATTAATAATCATTACAGTAACCTACAAAATGCAGCCGCCTAATTACATGATCACATGACAGTTTACTAATCGATCCGTTCATTTTAACCTTCCCAGGTCATCCATAACCATGGGGTTCACGCGCCTTGTGACGCTGTCTGTCACAGTGATCCACCTAGTTTCAGGTAACTGTctatatgtgtgcgtgtgtgtgtgtgtgtgtctggtctTTAATGTATGCATGCTTGTTGTTACAGCAGAAACATGGTGGATtaagatattttatttattgcacATCTAGGAAAAATAATGTATTATCTCCCTTTTGCTGTAAATagcaccaccaacaacaaaaactaactGTGTGCCTCTTCCAGGGATGAGCTTTATGACTCCTGAGCCTGATACACCACCAACATCCCCCCCGGACTCCTACCCACTGGGCGACATGATCCATGCCGCCCTGCAGAGTAAGGAATACTTGGGACGTGCTTCTGCAGGCACAGGTACACTAATAATGCTCTTTATATAGTTTAATTAATGCAGCTATAGTAATTGTACATTGGAAATGACACACATTCGCTCAAACTCTTGGACTCTGCAGGTACTACCACCAATCCGACTCAGGCTGCACCCGGGATGGGGCAGACTGAGTCAACAGCCATTGCCATGTCACCAGGGCTGCTGACAACAGCTTTAAGCTCGTCTTCAGCTGCTAGCCAAACAGGATCGAGAAATACCATGTCCCCGCTACCCATAGAGGAGGAGACAACTACTACTCTGATTACCACGACCACCATAACCACAATGCACATGCCAGGTAATTGTGTGTTCCCACCTTCCCTCCCCTGAGTCTTGTTTATTTTGCGATGTGATGATCCACAGCAACTGCAAATTTCTACTGAATCCGATCACAACTTCAACTTTCCTGCATCACTTTCAAGAAGATTTTGCCACACAAGGTAAAtgtaaatatactttttgttttttaaacagtctTTAGTGACTCAATGTTCATGCTTAAACTTTGGCATTTAACTGATAATAATGTGAAGTAATGCTATGACACATATTCAGatccacagattttttttttatataaagaaTTTTAGCTTAGTGCTAAAGAGtgaatatttttccattttcagtAACAATAGAAGTGCAGTCAATCCAGACATCTGTGCATGTTTCTGGTCTAATTCCTGCAGCAATACTGTGCTTCCTTTGTTTCTACATTTCAGGATTCGTGACACAAAGGAATGAGTGTATACACTGAATACTTGATGAAGAAGAGGCTGATGAAGTGTACTCCTACTTACCTGTTTGATGTAGAGAGTGAGACCACCTGTTGTCTCTGTCGCTCTTCAGTAATcccaaagcaaagcaaaaacagattGGTTTACCAGCCCGGAttgtttttagatgttttttttagccAGATCTATCAATAATATGCCTTCCATGGGCTTGTGTATCTTTGTATCTGATGGTTAGTATAGGAATGAATGACAGTGAAGAAAGGCTGGATAAAAAGGCTGTTCATCCTCTGTCATTAAATCTGGAGAGATGCTCTTAGCCTGTTCCTAATTGAATCCTGGACAAAGATTTTCCTCCACTTAGCTCCTTCTTTGATGTACACTGATgattcaaactaataataaatAAGCTTGAATATTGTAAAAAGGCACTCgggtttaaaaataaagttaaaatgcCTTTATTTTGAAGTAAGGAAGGTAGATTTAGGCttaaatttagttttattttgcacAGGGAGTGCCtcgacattttttttttttttatatttaagcaCCTAAAATAGAAATCGGTTGAATCCAGGAAGTGCCCCTTctcaaaaacaaagttttaaagcttatgtaatatttattataattatgtcaTTCCCAAAGGATAATAGAGACCTTGTTGACTGGATCTGTGattctttgaaaaaaataagatgTGAAATCTGCACACTGCAAATTAAATAAGTCATTTTTTGGTATTTAAATTGTTTAGTTACTCACTTTTGGCATGCATTAGATGATATGATAAACACTTAACACACACTCCTGTTTGTGCCATCGCAGGGATAGTGCTCACCTCAGTGACCCTCCACACTCACAGTGCCACAGGGTCTCTATTCTGACACGAAGGCAAATAACATACATGATATTTTAGCtgattttcattctttttctgCAGCTCGCAGGGAACTTCCCAGACAAGCCTCATTGAGACTTACACGCAAAATAAACTTAGTGGCTCCATAGTGGTTTACACAGCTGCCTAAAAAGTGAAAGAGCCACAGTTTGATGCTTAGGAGGAGTCACAAGTCCTTTGGGCTGTATCAGGAAAGGCAACTGATGTAAAACTCTGCCAAATATCTGCTCTCTATGGTGAACCCTTGTAAAtaaggaagcagctgaaagtagtttaacatttttattttaagttttgtttaATGACTCCACAAAACAGTTTATGCTTAGCGAGTCAGTTtaattacactgaaaaaaaacctCTAAATGTTTAAGTCGGTACAAAGTACTTTGAGAATTTGGCTCTATAGTATACAAAGGGGACTTGCATCTGGAAGAAGGTTGTTGGTGTCCTCTCTGTTGACTTTGTTCACTGTAACCAGACTAATCTTAATAATGAAATCTAATTCTGCTGTTTATCTTCTCATTGTctctgcaaaaaaataaatatatgcaaTAAAAGTAATTGGTGAGCAtggaaataactgaaaaaagcaACCGTGAACCTTGAAATACTGGTAACAGCACTTGTAAGAAATCATTGTCTCATGGCAAGCATGCTGATACAGGGTGGTGAAGAGTGCACCAGCATCCTGTGCAAATGGTAGTCAGAAATGCACTTCTGTGGGCTCCGGTGCCTGTGAGGCTCTTATTGGAGATGGATGCGAGTCATAcagcaacagcacaaacaagaGTTGGGAAATTTGATTGAGCTGAAGGAGGGAGGTCAGCTGATTTACACCATATGTGGGAAGAGAAATGTCACAGAAGATGAACAATCTGtgagacgtgtgtgtgtttgtgtgtgtgtgaaagacacAAAGAGAGAGTGTGTTTGTCACCTGCTTCCTCTCGGGGTTTTATTGTGTCTTTAGTGTTAATTGGGATTTCAGCCTTCTGTCAAACATCTCTCAAGGAGCAGGCAAAGGTGTCAAACATGTTCATTGCTTATTGCGACATTATCGCACATTTGAGCTTCCTGGGTAATGGGCTTATTTGCTTTGTTGGCGAGTAATTGGAGATGTTTCAGTTTTAGAATAAATGTTGCTAAGAAAAATATATGATTACATTCAAAAGGGGCTCCATTTGAATGTGCATAGCTGTAATTAACCTGAGTATGCCATGCCTGCAAACAGTCGACAAATCAGGTTGCTGTATAGTCAGACGGGAATGCCTTTTAGTGGGCTTCAGCTGCCGCCTACAACTTTCCTGCTCAGTTCAAAACATTTGTCAGAAGAGTAATCAAAGAgtaattaaatttaataagTCTCTGTAATAATtagattcatttttaaatgtttcactACTTATTGCACTTTAAACTAGTAATCTGTAACGCATGTATTTCAGAAGTCACCTTCCCAAAACCGTCGCTTTCTTGCTAAGAGTTGAGAAGTACATTACATTAAGTATGAGGCTACATAAGGATGGCTGCATTAAACAAGGTGCCAAAAACCACATGTCGTCTTTTTAGTGGGGGTTTTATAGTCCTTTACCCAGCGAGCAACCCCTTCtttgtttctgttcagtcttTGCCAAATAGATTGGGAAGCCTGTTTCCTCCCCAGAGACCATTTCTGTATAAGTGGTCGTCAGTAATTTGATTTTACTGATGTATAGCAGCGGTTTTTGTCAgtcaataaaataatttaagccAAGGGAAACCAGAATATTATGTGTCACCCAAGCCAGTGCTTCACTGCATTTGTTATTAATGTCAGTTAATATTTACTAAACCAGCTGATGTACTGTTGCTGATAAGTTGCACCACCTTATTATCCATTTCGCCTGCTTTCAGACTCACATTTTACATCTTAAGAAGAGGAGTATTTCCCCTTTGTGTGGGATTAAAGGGTTTTTGTAATCACCTTTTACCAAATTAGaaatttaattttcattaaAGCAGACCCTTGCAATCATAAACACCCAGCACCACATTTATAAACTAAGCAATCCCGTTGGTCTCTGcacacatttaaaattttattgatAACCACATGACTGCTCATTTCAGGCATTGGAGTTGCAGTTCGATAAAAGATCTTAAGACGCTGGAATTTCTCTCATTTTCACTTACAGAAATCACTCTGCAGTTCTCCTCCAAAACACAGGTTACTAGAGTGCAACAAGGTTGCATCTCGACTGTATCAGGCTGATCAGTCGACACCCACTGCATCCTCTGGGATACTGACAATAAGTCATGATCAAAGAATGCTTTCACTAGCTGTGAAGATACtagttgagaaagaaaaagcagataGTATAAAACCTGTATGTAAGTTTGCTACAGCTTTTCTGAATCATACACTTTTCCTACTTCTTCACCTGCTCTGTCCCTCTTGTTTTACAGTTCAATGCAACGCTACTTTGTTAGCCATGGAGGATGTTGTTGAGTCTCCAGATCCCGCAGCATCTTCATCTTTTTCCCCATTGGAGTGCACCTACAGCATTACTGTGTACGCAGGTTATGGAGTGGAAATTCAGGTAATGGGCATTAGAAATTCATAAACACCTTAACCAGCTATTTTTAAGCAGTTTATTGTAACAAAAGCccaacatgctgctgttgatgAATTTGTCAGAAAGTGTTCGTTACGTTTGATTTAGACTCCATGactcagcttttctttttgtaagtGCAGCATTTGCAAAGATTGTACAGACAATCATGAGTTAGTTTAGGTTGTATAGTATGTCAGCAGATTCACTTCATGAGCTGCTAAGCTACCGGGAAAGTTTATATAACGACAGCAGACAAAAGAggtgtcctctttttttcccccaggtgAGAAAGGCTAACCTTTCCAAGGATGAGTCTCTAACAATCATGGGATACGGCGGATCAGGACCAGAGCTGTTAGCCAATGAGACCCTGATGAAACAGGGTCAGGTGATTCGCAGTACAACCAATCAGGTTTACATCCACTATCGCAGTCTGCGTCAGACCAACCATGGCATGTTCAGCCTCCACTATCAAGGTAACTCAGCTTAACTTCTTTCATAAGATAAACAGAACATTTTATGTCTCTTTAATGACTTTTCATGCTTTCTTTCTATCTACCTTTATTTAGTAACATTAATGTGAGAAAGTGTTATGTGGCTGTAATAAAAAGCTACACAGTGAAACCATGGAAGTGTGGTAGATGTGTCTCTCACTTTAATTTACAGGTTTTAATTTAGTCAGTGTCCTTTGAGTTTTAAAGTGAGAATGTCTCACCTGCACATTTTCATATGTATCGCTTATTCTCTAAAGCCTGCCTTGTTTAGCCAGGAAACACTGAGCTTTACGCTTTtgattaaaatgaatgaaaagattCAAGGTGAATAACAAGTGTCAGTGGCATCTTGTTAAAAGCAACACCAGTGATGATAGATGATAATTGTGCAGGTGACGAGACAGCCACCTGCTCAGTCGTGCCACCTTGGACATCTCTGtctgtttatttctgtttctaTTCTGCTACGTGATAATGATAGCATAACAGATATCTGAGGACTTAAAAATCACCACCTGATAGACGACTTATTAGAATGTGTTTGGAGTAAATGGCAGAAGAAAATTATGAATAAGAGATGTGCAGAGCGTGCACAGTAGAAGTAAAAGAATAAAGTAGAGAGTATAGAGGGAAAAGATCAGCACTGCATGTTTAG
It encodes the following:
- the asphd1 gene encoding aspartate beta-hydroxylase domain-containing protein 2; this encodes MGSDLPIPGHAHAGKLKSSSRRSMMSRSGSCIGTKCSARSKLSRSDQISPFISMETVEDDEQGRGYLTPVLSHALFPAQASAEAKKLYTALQEYAKRYSWVGMGRIHKGLREQVRLNDHSAIQKPHLFFLPDVPSVPFFPRDAHRHDIEVLEANYPAILAEFQAVYQKGIDSKLGWTCVGPKGQAVFPLYSAGVSVAGNCRACPCTYRTLLSLRTFINSNSLGSAGFWLLGPGATLGSTYGPTNTRLRCHLGLQTPPLCELVVGGEPQCWSEGHCLLVDDSFLHTVSHKGPPDSRPSVILSVDLWHPNVAAAERQALDFMFSPDL